A genome region from Cryptococcus tetragattii IND107 chromosome 13, whole genome shotgun sequence includes the following:
- a CDS encoding tRNA pseudouridine(38-40) synthase — protein sequence MEHTEPTKRPRSPSPQQAEAPEAKRPHIEPAPVSAAVQVDAEEAMFNVEEEIQSGKGRRGKRGNGGQARKEKKEKRDAKDPRAQRAWEPREKTDGEKRLPKRRCAVLIGYCGTGYQGMQIQDHTDRTIEGEIFAALVKAGAVSADNAVDARKVDIARAARTDAGVHAAGNVISIKMITEPPLPEGFKNVAEYVNTFLPDQIRMWGWVRTVKSFNARTAADSRIYEYLLPSYCLIPPHKDDPLAKHLDISSPDWREIVGEEPCSFADARFPMPTSDEGEVDPKVRGEYERKRKWRVDEKTLNRFRDIIAQYKGTHNFYNYTVGKPFNDRAVKRFMIKLEVKEPKVYGEIEWISVQIHGQSFMLHQIRKMISMAMLACRTGSPPSLLPETFGPKKIHIPKAPPLGLLLEAPQFGVYNDRITQKLNGITEDRDPVNFGLYANEIYAFKVKWIYEMLRKEELEKNVFHKWIQMMDNIKNDSLGYLNSKGVIPAEATALVLEQESKRREGQKAQKEGVEAGAEEIESDDEEVDQEALKRGDLEG from the exons ATGGAACACACAGAACCCACGAAGAGGCCCAGATCGCCATCTCCACAACAGGCAGAGGCACCAGAGGCCAAAAGACCCCATATCGAACCGGCGCCGGTATCTGCTGCAGTCCAAGTTgatgctgaagaagcaATGTTCAacgtcgaagaagaaattcaAAGTGGTAAAGGACgaagggggaagagaggaaatgGCGGCCAGGCTcgcaaagagaagaaagagaagcgAGATGCCAAGGACCCGAGGGCTCAACGAGCTTGGGAACCGAGAGAGAAGACTGATGGCGAAAAGCGATTGCCCAAGAGGAGGTGTGCTGTGTTAATTGG TTACTGTGGTACTGGATACCAGGGTATGCAAAT ACAAGACCACACCGACCGAACAATCGAAGGCGAAATCTTCGCTGCTCTTGTCAAAGCTGGCGCTGTCTCTGCAGACAATGCTGTCGATGCCCGCAAGGTTGACATTGCTCGAGCTGCTCGAACAGATGCCGGTGTTCACGCCGCTGGCAATGTCATCTCCATCAAAATGATCACGGAaccccctcttcccgaaGGTTTCAAAAACGTCGCCGAGTATGTCAACACTTTTTTGCCCGACCAAATTAGGATGTGGGGCTGGGTGAGAACTGTCAAGTCCTTCAACGCCCGAAC GGCTGCCGACTCTCGTATATATGAGtatctccttccatcataCTGTCTGATACCACCTCACAAAGACGACCCTCTTGCCAAGCATCTCGATATATCCTCTCCCGACTGGCGAGAAATCGTCGGTGAGGAACCTTGTTCCTTTGCCGACGCTAGATTCCCCATGCCCACTTCTGATGAGGGTGAAGTCGACCCCAAGGTCCGAGGAGAGTacgagagaaagaggaagtggagagtGGATGAAAAGACTTTAAACCGGTTTAGAGACATCATTGCCCAGTACAAGGGTACTCA CAACTTCTACAACTACACTGTTGGCAAGCCTTTTAATGACCGAGCGGTCAAGAGGTTTATGATCAAGCTTGAGGTGAAGGAACCCAAGGTATAtggagagattgaatgGATTTCCGTCCAAATCCACGGACAAAGTTTCATGCTTCATCAAATC CGAAAAATGATCTCCATGGCCATGCTCGCCTGCCGAACAGGTTCCCcgccctctctcctccccgAGACATTCGGCCCTAAAAAAATTCACATTCCCAAAGCTCCTCCTCTCGGTCTCTTGCTCGAGGCTCCTCAATTTGGCGTCTACAACGATAGGATCACCCAGAAGTTGAATGGTATCACCGAAGACAGAGACCCTGTAAACTTTGGACTCTATGCGAATGAGATCTATGCTTTCAAGGTGAAGTGGATCTATGAAAtgctgaggaaggaggagttggagaagaatgt TTTCCACAAATGGATCCAAATGATGGACAATATCAAGAACGATTCTCTCGGTTACCTGAA CTCTAAAGGTGTTATCCCAGCAGAAGCCACTGCCCTGGTCCTTGAGCAGGAGAGCAAGCGAAGAGAGGGTCAGAAGGCtcagaaggaaggtgttGAAGCCGGGGCTGAGGAAATTGAgagtgacgatgaggaggttgaCCAGGAGGCGTTGAAGAGGGGTGATTTGGAGGGGTGA